GATTCCATTGTCCTGAAAATAGAATACGCTATGCCCTTTCGGAATCATACTGTCGGTTTCCGGGGAGCATCCGATGGAAATCCTGAGGGGACGTTTTTCCTTCTGGAATTTCAGGCTGTTTGAGATCAGGTTCCTGAAAAGCTGGTAGGCGCGGATCTCGTGGAGGAAGATGTCCGGAATATCTTTCTGAATATCAACCTTCGCAGGAAGGAGCCAGGCGCTTTTCTTTTCAGATTCAAGCACCCTTTCTACAATGGAACTTATCCGCAGCCTCTGCGGTTTTCCATCCAGAACTCCAATATGGGAAAGCTGAAGAAGATCCTTCAAAAGTTCATCGAGACGGTCAATGTTGCCGTTGATCCTGGCGCACATCTGTTTTTCATCGTCGCTCAGCTTTACACCTGCCGAACGTACGAGAAGCTCAAGGTATCCCTTTATGCTGACCAGGGGCGTTCTCAGGTCGTGACCGGCGGAATAGAGGAATGACTCCATATCCACGTTCTTCATCTCCAGTTTTTCGTATGCCTCGTTCAGCGACCTTTCGGCCTCCTGAAGGTCGGAAATATTCCGCACGACAGCTATAACGCAGGGGCTTGCCCCGCCTCCCTTCGCAGGCAGTTTCACCCTGCGGAGCCTCACCTCCACCGGAAATTCACTTCCGTCCAGCCGTCTGGCATTCCATGAAAAGCGCTGAGGCTCGCCCTGAAAGGCTTTTGTCAGACGGCCGAACGCCATCTCCGGCGGGCAGCCCTCGCCCATCAACCCACCGGGATCCAATTGCTTGAACTCCTTCACACTTTTTGCCCCGTATTCCTTCAGGACATTTTTGTTGACATCAATGACCCTGCCGTCCTCGCCGTGCAGGAAGATCATGTCCGGCGAGGCCCTGTAAAGAGCTCTGAGATGGTCCCTCGATTCCCGGACCTGCCTTTCCGTGGCCTTTGTGCTTGTGATATCCCTGGCCACCACAAGGGCGTGAGGCTCCCCGTAATAGGTAATGGGCGAAACGCGGATCTCTACGTCCATGGAGGTTCCATCCTTACGATAATCGAGAGACTGTCCCCTGAACGTTTTGCCGCCCTGAAGGGTGCTCCTGATCTTTTCAAACATATGGTGGTAGTCCGGTTGGACCAGGTCCTTCATGCAAAGGCTCAGCATTTCGTCTTTCCTGTACCCGTACATTCTCCTGGCGGCCGGATTGGCATCCACCAGGCGCCCGTCCCTGTTAAATATCATGACGGCGTCGGCCTGTGCCTCGAACATCAGCCGGTACTGGGCCTCCCGCTCGCTCACTATCCTTTCGGCTTCGTGTCGTTTGGTGACATCATGAACGATGACAAGCCTTGCACGGCGATTGAGATACCGAATAGGGTGGGCGTTGACCTGAACGTACACTGTCGTGCCGTCTTTCAGGATATGGCGGAAGGGAAAGGGATCTTGAATCTGACCGGACATGACCCGGTCGACCTTCTTTACCGCCTTCACGACCCTTTCCTTCTCCTCGGCGGGGTGAAGGTCGACAGCGGTTAAGGAGCGGAACTCCTCCTCGGAATAACCGTACATTTTTCTTGCAGCGGCATTTGCCGCAAGGAACCTGTGCCGCCTGTGGTCCGGATCCTCCACACCGATAATGAAGACGGGCAGGGGACTGTTCTCCATGAAGGCCCGAAAGGAATCCCCGTCGAGGAGGGGCGCTTTCCCGCCTTGATCGTCGGCGGAGGCTTTGCTACCCATTGAAAACATCATGAAACGTCAAGATTTTCCCCTAAGGTTGACAGGCGTTAACCCGAAGTAGAAATGAAATCATATCATAATTACAACTTTTCCCCTTATTTTCAAGGATATTTCACCTGGACTATTCATCCTGCGTTACAAGATCTACTCCTTCAAGCCTTATCGGTAGAGTAGCGCGAAGGGCGGCGCTCCTGGCGCTCCCGGGCACTGCCGCCAAGGGCCGCAAAGAAGAGCTGAACATGTTGAACAAAAAGCCGCGAGCCTGCCTGTGCGTTGCATGCGGACAGGTGGACTTATGGGACCATATAATAGTTGACAAAACAAGTAAGGATATTTATCCTTGTCAATGGAACCTTATCGTTCACCCGGACAGTAAATCAGGAGGTATCTGACGTTGAACACCGTTTACATGGACCATCTGGCTGCAACCCCCCTTGAACCACGCGTGTTGGAGGCCATGCTTCCGTTTCTAAAGGGTCGATTCGGAAACCCCATGAGCGTTCACTCCACTGGGCAGGAAGTCCTGGCCTCTGTCGAGCAGGCAAGGGCACAGGTAGCATCATTTGTTAACTGCAGCCCAAGGGAGATTATCTTCACTTCCAGCGGGTCGGAGTCCAACAACACTGCGGTGGCCGGCACGGCCTGCTGCCCCAGGCGCGCCGGAGCCGAGATCATCGTATCAGCGGTAGAACACAGCAGTGTGCTGAATACCGCTCGCAGCCTGTCCGGACAGGGCATCGAGACCAGGGTCATCCCTGTCGACAAATTCGCCATGGTGGATCCGGACGACGTCAAAACCGCCATTAACGACCGGACCGTCATGATCTCTATCATGCATGCCAACGGCGAGGTCGGGACAATCCAGCCCATCCGTGAAATAGCCCGCATCGCACGGGAGGCCGGCGTCCCGATTCATACTGACGCCATGGCCGCTACCGGGCAGATTCCCCTGGATGTGCAGGACCTGGGGGTCGACTTGATGAGCTTTTCCGCCCAGGGGCTATTCGGTCCCAAGGGCGCTGCGGCCCTGTATGTCCGCAAGGGGACACGCATGCTGCCCCTTTTGCTGGGAGGGGTTCAGGAGGCAGGGCGCCGGGCGGGGTTAACCGACGTGCCGGCCGTTGTGGGTTTCGGCGAGGCTGCCCGCATAGCCTCGGAGGAACAGACCCAATGGAGTTCTCTCATGTCCGACCTTCGGGACCATCTCATCAAGGGTGTCCTTGAAAGGACCTCGGAAGTGGAGCTTAACGGCCATACCGCCCAGAGGCTCCCCGGAAACGCCGCCTTTGGCATCTGGTACATCGAGGGGGAATCCATAATCCTGTCCCTGGACATGGAAGGGATAAGCGCCTCCACCGGCTCATCCTGTACATCGAGAGCCCTCAAAACCTCCCACGTGCTCACAGCCATGGGCCAGCCGCCTGAACTTGCTCAGGGCTCCGTGCTCTTCACCTTGGGCAAAGGAAACACCGCAGGGGATGTGGATCATCTTCTTGACACAATTCCCGGCATTGTCAATCGACTTCGAAGTATCTCTCCGCTGGGCAGGCAGGCGGGGACCCCCCCCGTGAGGTAACTCAACATGATCGAGGAAAAGAACAGGAACGGCGTCGCGCTCATCCTTTTTTCGGGGGAGATGGATAGGATTCTCGCCGCACTTACAA
This genomic interval from bacterium BMS3Abin14 contains the following:
- the cph1 gene encoding phytochrome-like protein cph1 encodes the protein MMFSMGSKASADDQGGKAPLLDGDSFRAFMENSPLPVFIIGVEDPDHRRHRFLAANAAARKMYGYSEEEFRSLTAVDLHPAEEKERVVKAVKKVDRVMSGQIQDPFPFRHILKDGTTVYVQVNAHPIRYLNRRARLVIVHDVTKRHEAERIVSEREAQYRLMFEAQADAVMIFNRDGRLVDANPAARRMYGYRKDEMLSLCMKDLVQPDYHHMFEKIRSTLQGGKTFRGQSLDYRKDGTSMDVEIRVSPITYYGEPHALVVARDITSTKATERQVRESRDHLRALYRASPDMIFLHGEDGRVIDVNKNVLKEYGAKSVKEFKQLDPGGLMGEGCPPEMAFGRLTKAFQGEPQRFSWNARRLDGSEFPVEVRLRRVKLPAKGGGASPCVIAVVRNISDLQEAERSLNEAYEKLEMKNVDMESFLYSAGHDLRTPLVSIKGYLELLVRSAGVKLSDDEKQMCARINGNIDRLDELLKDLLQLSHIGVLDGKPQRLRISSIVERVLESEKKSAWLLPAKVDIQKDIPDIFLHEIRAYQLFRNLISNSLKFQKEKRPLRISIGCSPETDSMIPKGHSVFYFQDNGIGIAQEYHEMIFDLFTRPKESPVKGTGVGLAIVKRVVEAEGGNLRIESKPGKGTVFYFSLPVVTD
- the iscS_4 gene encoding cysteine desulfurase: MNTVYMDHLAATPLEPRVLEAMLPFLKGRFGNPMSVHSTGQEVLASVEQARAQVASFVNCSPREIIFTSSGSESNNTAVAGTACCPRRAGAEIIVSAVEHSSVLNTARSLSGQGIETRVIPVDKFAMVDPDDVKTAINDRTVMISIMHANGEVGTIQPIREIARIAREAGVPIHTDAMAATGQIPLDVQDLGVDLMSFSAQGLFGPKGAAALYVRKGTRMLPLLLGGVQEAGRRAGLTDVPAVVGFGEAARIASEEQTQWSSLMSDLRDHLIKGVLERTSEVELNGHTAQRLPGNAAFGIWYIEGESIILSLDMEGISASTGSSCTSRALKTSHVLTAMGQPPELAQGSVLFTLGKGNTAGDVDHLLDTIPGIVNRLRSISPLGRQAGTPPVR